A single window of Modestobacter italicus DNA harbors:
- a CDS encoding ABC transporter ATP-binding protein: protein MTEIPAPADDRGRLSSLAMLLPFARPYRGVIALTFTGALLATLTQLVIPLVTRAVVDGPIAAGDRAGLVPLLALALGFGIAEAALFFLRRWAMGISSLQLERDLRDALYQRLQRLPIAFHEGWSSGQLLSRATSDVSTIRRFVGFGAVFLVVNLITCVVVSVLLLVTCWPLGLAVLATSIPLVVFGLRWEARYNTESRRVQDEQGELATDVEEAVQGIRVVKSLGRSRLVFDRYDRTALRLRDLELAKVRTLALIWCLFEFHPQITLAVILVGGSLAVAGGALTVGGLVGFVALFTVLLWPILSLGFLLAQAQETASACDRIRELLDAPMTVTDRPGVVPLPVGTPARLRFEHVAFRFPGAGEPVLTDVDLDIAAGETVAVVGATGSGKTTMTALVARLFDVTGGRVTLDGHDVRDLPLHQLRTVVATAFEDATLFSMSVRENVTLGRPGADDDQVAEALRVAQADFVHELPWGLDTRIGEQGLSLSGGQRQRLALARAVLGRPSVLVLDDPLSALDVHTEALVERALRDVLAQTTALVVAHRASTVLLADRVALLQDGRVTAVGRHTDLLAQVPAYRALLSSESQLAGALTEAGSR from the coding sequence ATGACCGAGATCCCCGCGCCCGCCGACGACCGGGGGCGGCTCTCCTCGCTCGCCATGCTGCTCCCCTTCGCCCGGCCCTACCGCGGCGTGATCGCGCTGACCTTCACCGGCGCCCTGCTGGCCACGCTCACCCAGCTGGTCATCCCGCTGGTCACCCGCGCGGTCGTCGACGGGCCGATCGCCGCCGGCGACCGGGCCGGGCTGGTCCCGCTGCTCGCGCTGGCGCTCGGCTTCGGGATCGCCGAGGCGGCGCTGTTCTTCCTGCGCCGCTGGGCCATGGGCATCAGCAGCCTGCAGCTGGAGCGCGACCTGCGCGACGCGCTGTACCAGCGGCTGCAGCGCCTCCCGATCGCCTTCCACGAGGGCTGGTCGTCGGGCCAGCTGCTGAGCCGGGCCACCTCCGACGTCTCCACGATCCGGCGGTTCGTCGGCTTCGGCGCGGTGTTCCTCGTCGTCAACCTGATCACCTGCGTCGTGGTCAGCGTGCTGCTGCTGGTGACCTGCTGGCCGCTGGGCCTCGCGGTGCTGGCGACCAGCATCCCGCTGGTCGTGTTCGGGCTGCGCTGGGAGGCGCGGTACAACACCGAGTCCCGGCGGGTGCAGGACGAGCAGGGCGAGCTGGCCACCGACGTCGAGGAGGCGGTGCAGGGCATCCGGGTGGTCAAGTCGCTGGGCCGCAGCCGGCTGGTGTTCGACCGCTACGACCGCACCGCGCTGCGGCTGCGCGACCTCGAGCTGGCCAAGGTCCGCACGCTGGCGCTGATCTGGTGCCTGTTCGAGTTCCACCCGCAGATCACCCTGGCGGTCATCCTGGTCGGCGGCTCGCTGGCCGTGGCCGGCGGCGCGCTGACCGTCGGCGGGCTGGTCGGGTTCGTCGCGCTGTTCACCGTGCTGCTCTGGCCCATCCTGAGCCTGGGCTTCCTGCTCGCCCAGGCCCAGGAGACGGCGAGCGCCTGCGACCGGATCCGCGAGCTGCTGGACGCCCCGATGACCGTCACCGACCGCCCCGGCGTCGTCCCGCTGCCGGTGGGCACGCCGGCCCGGCTGCGGTTCGAGCACGTGGCGTTCCGGTTCCCCGGAGCCGGGGAACCGGTGCTCACCGACGTCGACCTCGACATCGCCGCCGGGGAGACGGTGGCCGTGGTCGGGGCCACCGGGTCGGGCAAGACCACGATGACCGCCCTGGTCGCCCGGCTGTTCGACGTCACCGGCGGCCGGGTCACCCTCGACGGCCACGACGTCCGCGACCTGCCGCTGCACCAGCTGCGCACCGTGGTGGCCACGGCGTTCGAGGACGCGACGCTGTTCTCCATGAGCGTCCGGGAGAACGTGACGCTGGGCCGCCCGGGCGCCGACGACGACCAGGTGGCCGAGGCGCTGCGGGTGGCGCAGGCCGACTTCGTGCACGAGCTGCCCTGGGGCCTGGACACCCGGATCGGCGAGCAGGGGCTGTCGCTGTCCGGCGGCCAGCGGCAGCGGCTGGCGCTGGCCCGCGCGGTGCTCGGCCGGCCGTCGGTGCTGGTGCTCGACGACCCGCTGTCGGCGCTCGACGTGCACACCGAGGCGCTGGTCGAGCGGGCGCTGCGCGACGTGCTGGCGCAGACCACCGCGCTGGTCGTCGCCCACCGCGCCTCCACCGTGCTGCTCGCCGACCGGGTCGCGCTGCTGCAGGACGGCCGGGTCACCGCGGTGGGCCGGCACACCGACCTGCTCGCCCAGGTGCCGGCCTACCGGGCGCTGCTGTCCTCGGAGTCGCAGCTGGCCGGCGCGCTCACCGAGGCCGGGTCCCGGTGA
- a CDS encoding NAD(P)/FAD-dependent oxidoreductase, whose product MDSARSTVVVGGGISGVACARALADRGVSVRLVDRGRRLGGRMGGRTLHGRPVDLGASYLTAGEGSPFAPVVEDWVRRGLARPWTDTFTVAGPGGIERTTSGPVRYGTPGGLRSLVVDLATGLDVELGRAVTSVTPGPQVDGEAVAAVALAMPDPQAARLLASDDVPDAGWQPSLAVALGWPDRRWPADLHGVFVHDSPVLEWVADDGDRRGDAAPVLVAHTTPAFAAEHLADPDSAVPAVTAAVRALLGIDADPGWSHAHRWSFAKPAAPREAPFALADGVGRCGDGWCAPSKVESAWRSGDALGRALAGAPPT is encoded by the coding sequence GTGGACAGCGCGCGCAGCACGGTCGTGGTCGGTGGCGGGATCTCCGGGGTGGCCTGCGCCCGGGCCCTGGCCGACCGGGGCGTGTCGGTGCGGCTGGTCGACCGCGGGCGCCGGCTCGGCGGGCGGATGGGCGGCCGGACGCTGCACGGTCGGCCGGTCGACCTCGGCGCCTCCTACCTGACCGCGGGCGAGGGCTCACCGTTCGCGCCGGTCGTCGAGGACTGGGTCCGGCGCGGCCTGGCCCGGCCGTGGACCGACACGTTCACGGTGGCGGGCCCGGGCGGCATCGAGCGGACGACGTCCGGCCCGGTCCGCTACGGCACCCCCGGCGGGCTGCGCAGCCTGGTCGTCGACCTCGCCACCGGGCTGGACGTCGAGCTGGGGCGCGCGGTCACCTCGGTGACCCCCGGCCCGCAGGTCGACGGCGAGGCGGTGGCCGCGGTCGCGCTGGCCATGCCCGATCCGCAGGCGGCCCGGCTGCTGGCGTCCGACGACGTCCCGGACGCCGGCTGGCAGCCCTCGCTGGCCGTCGCGCTGGGCTGGCCGGACCGGCGCTGGCCCGCCGACCTGCACGGCGTCTTCGTGCACGACTCCCCGGTGCTGGAGTGGGTGGCCGACGACGGTGACCGGCGCGGTGACGCCGCCCCGGTGCTGGTCGCGCACACCACCCCGGCGTTCGCCGCCGAGCACCTGGCCGACCCCGACAGCGCCGTCCCGGCCGTGACCGCGGCGGTCCGCGCGCTGCTGGGCATCGACGCCGACCCCGGGTGGAGCCACGCGCACCGGTGGAGCTTCGCCAAGCCCGCCGCCCCCCGGGAGGCCCCCTTCGCGCTGGCCGACGGCGTCGGCCGGTGCGGCGACGGCTGGTGCGCGCCGTCGAAGGTGGAGAGCGCGTGGCGGTCCGGCGACGCGCTGGGCCGGGCGCTGGCCGGCGCCCCGCCCACCTGA
- a CDS encoding type IV toxin-antitoxin system AbiEi family antitoxin domain-containing protein: MHPLLREAADRHRGVFTAADVRRAGLVPVDVQSALRRGEWDRLRQGVYVERAVLRDAIARGPDHRHLLDCVAVLLCLGGRPALSRASAARLSGLLVPSAAVEAAVSLTDEVQWRQGRGYTVMRAGLPADDVLSNGAVRWTGPARTLVDCARAWSL; the protein is encoded by the coding sequence GTGCACCCTCTGCTCCGCGAAGCCGCCGACCGCCACCGCGGGGTCTTCACCGCGGCCGACGTCCGTCGTGCCGGTCTGGTCCCCGTCGACGTGCAGTCGGCGCTGCGCCGTGGCGAGTGGGACCGCCTGCGGCAGGGCGTCTACGTCGAACGGGCCGTCCTGCGCGACGCCATCGCCCGTGGCCCCGACCACCGGCACCTCCTCGACTGCGTCGCCGTGCTGCTCTGCCTGGGCGGACGCCCAGCGCTGAGCCGCGCATCGGCCGCCAGGCTGTCCGGTCTGCTGGTGCCCTCGGCCGCCGTCGAGGCAGCTGTCTCGTTGACCGACGAGGTGCAGTGGCGCCAGGGCCGCGGGTACACCGTCATGCGCGCCGGGCTGCCGGCGGACGACGTCCTGTCGAACGGGGCCGTCCGGTGGACGGGACCGGCCCGCACCCTGGTCGACTGCGCCCGGGCGTGGTCTCTGTAG
- a CDS encoding general stress protein, with protein MSASVSMPLGGVQVGSYENYQQAQRAVDHLSDQKFPVENVTIIGSDLRQVERVTGRLSWGRAIGAGAASGAWFGLFVGLLLGIFATDGGDWIGSVLSGLLIGLVFGAVFGAVGYAASQGKRDFTSTSQIVAGRYDVLCAPQVAEQARAELAKLSLRG; from the coding sequence GTGTCAGCATCGGTGTCCATGCCGCTCGGCGGCGTGCAGGTGGGGTCCTACGAGAACTACCAGCAGGCACAGCGGGCGGTGGACCACCTGTCCGACCAGAAGTTCCCGGTCGAGAACGTGACGATCATCGGCAGCGACCTGCGCCAGGTCGAGCGGGTCACCGGCCGGCTGAGCTGGGGCCGGGCGATCGGCGCCGGCGCGGCCAGCGGCGCCTGGTTCGGGCTCTTCGTGGGCCTGCTGCTGGGCATCTTCGCCACCGACGGCGGTGACTGGATCGGCTCGGTCCTCAGCGGCCTGCTGATCGGTCTGGTGTTCGGTGCCGTGTTCGGTGCGGTCGGTTACGCGGCGTCCCAGGGCAAGCGCGACTTCACCAGCACCAGCCAGATCGTCGCCGGTCGCTACGACGTGCTATGCGCCCCGCAGGTCGCCGAGCAGGCCCGCGCCGAGCTGGCCAAGCTCTCCCTCCGCGGCTGA
- a CDS encoding ABC transporter ATP-binding protein, translating into MTEPDDPAGWRGVATEDDDELTASASSFLRGRSRRLLGDLLRPHRRALWLLLATITVQNLAWLAGPLLVGIGIDHAVPALLAEPADPWPLVWVTAAMVGAAAADAVLRYVFLVGSGRVGQAVLLALRRRVFSHVQRLPLAFHERYTSGKTISRLTSDVEALAELLDEGLDGLLTALFSVLTIGVVLLVLDLPLGLVALLGFPLLYLVGRWFQRHSTVAYRRTRQTIAALIVQFTETMGGIRAVQGFRREPRNDELHARLNEDNRRANHRAFWLIAVFVPAVTMIGNLVTVAVLGYGALRVMDGDLAVGVLVSFLLYLRRFFDPLQDIAMFYSSYQSAAAALEKLSGVLEERPGVAEPADPTPLPHPVAGEVVFDGVRFGYGSATVLPQLDLTVPAGQTVALVGATGAGKSTLARLAARFYDPLAGQVRLDGVPLDRLADADLRRAVVMVTQESFLFSGSIADNITFGKPDATRAEVEQAARAIGADRFIRALPDGYDTDVRKRGGRLSAGQRQLVSFARAFLADPAVLVLDEATSSLDVPSEVLVQRALQTLLADRTALIIAHRLSTVEIADRVLVMEAGRVVEDGSPAELVAGTGRFADLHRAWADSLV; encoded by the coding sequence GTGACCGAGCCCGACGACCCGGCCGGGTGGCGCGGCGTCGCCACCGAGGACGACGACGAGCTCACCGCCTCGGCGAGCTCGTTCCTGCGCGGCCGGTCCCGCCGGTTGCTGGGCGACCTGCTGCGCCCGCACCGCCGGGCGCTGTGGCTGCTGCTGGCCACGATCACCGTCCAGAACCTCGCCTGGCTGGCCGGTCCGCTGCTCGTCGGGATCGGCATCGACCACGCCGTCCCGGCGCTGCTGGCCGAGCCGGCGGACCCCTGGCCGCTGGTCTGGGTGACCGCGGCGATGGTCGGTGCCGCCGCGGCGGACGCCGTCCTCCGGTACGTGTTCCTCGTGGGTTCCGGCCGGGTGGGTCAGGCGGTGCTGCTGGCGCTGCGCCGGCGGGTGTTCTCCCACGTCCAGCGGCTGCCGCTGGCGTTCCACGAGCGGTACACCTCCGGCAAGACCATCAGCCGGCTGACCAGCGACGTGGAGGCCCTCGCCGAGCTGCTGGACGAGGGGCTCGACGGGCTGCTGACCGCGCTGTTCAGCGTGCTCACCATCGGCGTCGTGCTGCTGGTGCTGGACCTGCCGCTGGGCCTGGTCGCGCTGCTCGGCTTCCCGCTGCTGTACCTGGTGGGCCGCTGGTTCCAGCGCCACTCGACCGTCGCCTACCGCCGCACCCGGCAGACCATCGCCGCGCTCATCGTCCAGTTCACCGAGACGATGGGGGGCATCCGGGCGGTGCAGGGGTTCCGCCGCGAGCCCCGCAACGACGAGCTGCACGCTCGGCTCAACGAGGACAACCGGCGGGCCAACCACCGGGCGTTCTGGCTGATCGCGGTGTTCGTGCCGGCGGTGACGATGATCGGCAACCTGGTCACCGTCGCCGTCCTCGGCTACGGCGCGCTGCGGGTGATGGACGGCGACCTGGCGGTCGGCGTGCTCGTCTCCTTCCTGCTGTACCTGCGCCGGTTCTTCGACCCGCTGCAGGACATCGCGATGTTCTACAGCAGCTACCAGTCGGCCGCCGCCGCGCTGGAGAAGCTGTCCGGGGTGCTGGAGGAGCGCCCCGGCGTCGCCGAGCCGGCCGATCCGACGCCGCTGCCGCACCCGGTCGCCGGCGAGGTCGTGTTCGACGGCGTGCGGTTCGGCTACGGCAGCGCGACGGTGCTGCCGCAGCTCGACCTCACCGTCCCCGCCGGGCAGACGGTCGCCCTGGTCGGCGCGACCGGGGCGGGCAAGTCGACGCTGGCCCGGCTGGCGGCCCGGTTCTACGACCCGCTGGCCGGTCAGGTGCGGCTCGACGGGGTGCCGCTGGACCGGCTCGCCGACGCCGACCTGCGCCGGGCGGTGGTGATGGTGACCCAGGAGAGCTTCCTGTTCTCCGGGTCGATCGCCGACAACATCACCTTCGGCAAGCCCGACGCCACCCGGGCGGAGGTCGAGCAGGCGGCCCGGGCGATCGGTGCCGACCGCTTCATCCGGGCGCTGCCCGACGGCTACGACACCGACGTCCGCAAGCGCGGCGGCCGGCTGTCGGCCGGTCAGCGGCAGCTGGTCAGCTTCGCCCGCGCCTTCCTCGCCGACCCGGCGGTGCTGGTGCTGGACGAGGCCACCAGCTCCCTCGACGTGCCCTCGGAGGTCCTCGTCCAGCGGGCGCTGCAGACGCTGCTCGCCGACCGGACGGCGCTGATCATCGCCCACCGGCTGTCCACGGTGGAGATCGCCGACCGGGTGCTGGTGATGGAGGCCGGCCGGGTCGTCGAGGACGGCTCCCCCGCCGAGCTGGTCGCCGGGACCGGCCGGTTCGCCGACCTGCACCGCGCCTGGGCCGACAGCCTGGTGTAG
- a CDS encoding TrmH family RNA methyltransferase: protein MIVGVPAPELITDPTDERVADFRDLVAGDRRPGTERGTGPVIVEGVPAVQRLLASPYPVRSVIGIPGRVAALELPAEVTAYEADKWVLSDLIGFRLTRGVLASADRLPPPDLDALIAGPDPAAPRRLAVLEGLNDHENIGSIARSAVALGIDGLLLDPHCADPLYRRCVRVSMGHVLTLPIAVLGDWPGGLDRLHEAGYCTVALTPADDAVDVGDVDPRAHPRTAVLLGAEGPGLTREAQQAARVRARIPMRSGVDSLGVAAAAAVAFATLR, encoded by the coding sequence ATGATCGTCGGTGTGCCCGCGCCCGAGCTGATCACCGACCCGACCGACGAGCGGGTGGCCGACTTCCGCGACCTGGTGGCCGGCGACCGCCGGCCGGGCACCGAACGGGGCACCGGGCCGGTCATCGTCGAGGGGGTCCCCGCGGTGCAGCGGCTGCTGGCCTCGCCGTACCCGGTGCGCAGCGTGATCGGGATCCCCGGCCGGGTCGCCGCCCTGGAGCTGCCGGCCGAGGTCACCGCGTACGAGGCGGACAAGTGGGTGCTCTCGGACCTGATCGGCTTCCGGCTGACCCGCGGGGTGCTCGCCTCGGCCGACCGGCTGCCGCCGCCGGACCTGGACGCGCTCATCGCCGGCCCGGACCCGGCGGCACCGCGGCGGCTCGCGGTGCTCGAGGGGCTCAACGACCACGAGAACATCGGGTCGATCGCCCGGTCCGCGGTCGCGCTCGGCATCGACGGGCTGCTGCTGGACCCGCACTGCGCCGACCCGCTCTACCGGCGGTGCGTGCGGGTCTCGATGGGGCACGTGCTGACGCTGCCGATCGCGGTGCTCGGCGACTGGCCCGGCGGGCTGGACCGGCTGCACGAGGCCGGGTACTGCACCGTCGCCCTCACCCCGGCCGACGACGCGGTCGACGTCGGCGACGTCGACCCCCGGGCCCACCCCCGCACCGCGGTGCTGCTCGGCGCCGAGGGGCCCGGGCTCACCCGCGAGGCGCAGCAGGCCGCCCGGGTGCGCGCCCGGATCCCGATGCGCAGCGGCGTCGACTCGCTCGGGGTCGCCGCAGCCGCGGCGGTCGCCTTCGCCACGCTGCGCTAG